A region of Vicia villosa cultivar HV-30 ecotype Madison, WI unplaced genomic scaffold, Vvil1.0 ctg.001676F_1_1, whole genome shotgun sequence DNA encodes the following proteins:
- the LOC131636243 gene encoding uncharacterized protein LOC131636243, with amino-acid sequence MSTNQKIVVWNCRGAANKAFFRYCKQYIDRHKPCMLVIVEKRCDPLKLHKSFMRLGFDSMESVDNSGFARGIIIAWKSWELNVQLCDKDEQFLHTKINIDRNCTWNFTAIYARPNEVSKKKLWEDLEKLAQNINDPWMVAGDFNDIAHVTEKKGGVQASSQRCGRMRGRMDNCNLSDLEARGPKFTWRGPVFHGGQRIYEKLDRAITNDEWRLKFPDSFVKVLTRVEFSDHHPILISLYEECYSYQQRPFRFETAWIMNETYVNMLHDSWKEDNSIINNLKNVVDGIENWKFNSFDQIKRIKSALIRRLNGVQHKLQLHDNRGGMRRLEVKLQGELSNILNQEELMWY; translated from the coding sequence ATGAGTACAAATCAAAAGATAGTGGTTTGGAACTGTAGAGGGGCAGCAAATAAAGCATTTTTTAGATATTGTAAGCAGTATATCGACAGGCATAAGCCGTGTATGCTGGTGATAGTTGAGAAAAGATGTGATCCATTGAAGCTTCACAAATCTTTTATGCGACTAGGGTTTGATTCAATGGAGAGTGTGGACAATTCTGGCTTTGCGAGAGGTATCATTATTGCGTGGAAATCTTGGGAGCTGAATGTTCAGCTTTGTGATAAAGATGAACAATTTCTTCATACCAAAATCAATATAGACAGGAACTGTACTTGGAATTTTACGGCTATCTATGCTAGACCAAACGAGGTTAGTAAGAAAAAGCTATGGGAGGAtttggagaagctagctcagaaCATCAATGATCCATGGATGGTGGCTGGGGACTTTAACGATATTGCCCATGTTACTGAGAAAAAAGGTGGTGTTCAAGCTTCTTCCCAGAGATGCGGTAGGATGCGTGGTCGGATGGATAATTGTAATCTTAGTGATTTGGAAGCGCGAGGCCCTAAATTTACCTGGAGAGGACCTGTTTTCCATGGGGGTCAGAGGATATATGAAAAACTCGATCGAGCCATAACCAATGATGAATGGAGACTTAAGTTTCCAGATTCCTTTGTCAAGGTCCTTACGAGGGTGGaattttctgatcatcatccgaTTCTCATTAGTCTATATGAGGAATGCTATAGCTATCAGCAAAGACCCTTCAGATTTGAGACTGCTTGGATTATGAATGAAACTTATGTAAACATGTTGCATGATTCGTGGAAGGAGGATAATTCTATTATCAATAATTTGAAGAATGTGGTTGATGGGATTGAGAATTGGAAATTTAATTCTTTTGACCAAATTAAGAGAATTAAGTCAGCATTGATAAGGAGACTGAATGGTGTCCAACACAAGCTGCAGCTCCATGATAATAGGGGAGGGATGCGCAGACTTGAAGTTAAGCTTCAAGGTGAGTTAAGCAACATTTTGAATCAAGAAGAATTAATGTGGTACTAA